The following is a genomic window from Patagioenas fasciata isolate bPatFas1 chromosome 1, bPatFas1.hap1, whole genome shotgun sequence.
ACTTCAACACTGGAAGTTTGTAAGCACTGACATCAGTAACAGAAAGTTGATGAGGGTTGCCTAAAGAGAATGGATGCCACGCTGCCACTCACAGTTCACATTTGGCCCACAAGCCTGAATAGAAAActgctctttttttccattcttgcTGTAGGAACATCTGCCAGACAGGCTGTGAAGTAATAGTGTGGGCAGAGAAAGCCTCAACCCACACAGAAAGATCCTTCTTGGCTTGAGTACTCAAGAGGCACTTATTGAGACCTTTGTTATTCATTCAGCAAACATCATGAAGGGGGTCTTGAAATACATTTGAACAACTGTTTCCAGTCACAATAAAAAGTCAGCCTCACAACATTCAATATACAAGATTTTACTTTACTCTGAATGAGATGTGGTTTAGGAAAGGAAACATGAAGGTAAACAGGATGAATGAAGCCAGAGGCCACCTACACCAGAAAATCTGGGTAATGCCAGAGAATAGCCTTGTTTTGATAAGTTTCATCTGTATTTAACTTAATGATATGTTTCTATAAATGCTGGGGCATCAGGAACAAAGTTTCACCCAAGACAGCAGAGAACATAGGTCCAATGTTTCTAACAGAAGTTCCATTGGTTTTATCAGCATGTGACCATCATTTCACATTGATGAATGACAGTTAAGATATGCCTCAGAAATTGGACTGACTGGAGCGTCGTAGATAAAACAGCACGTGGGACAAGTGACACTGTCCATGCGGGATCTTGTCTGTGCTTTGTGCAACCTGAAGTCACCACCCGAACTGCGAGTGTCCTGTTTCAGAATGGTTTAGAGAGATGTGGCAAGAGAGATCTGGTACCACCTCACTCTGCCAAAAGCTATTGCTTCCCACCTGTAAGGGTTAATCCATTAACCCTTCAAATTAGATTCATGCTGTCTTTACATTGATTGTATTGAAGAAGCAGATGGCTTATTTTACTCCACCATCACATACAGCCATATGAATCAAGCTAATATCATTCGATCATACCCAGGCTTTTACAAGCATGCTATTACTGCCAAACATTTAataacttttaaagattttggtgCTGGAACTCTTGTCCTGACATTTCATCTTGCAGATGCACCAAATATAGCACATCTGGAACTAATTGAGCTTTCTGGTGTGGCATAGATTTGCTGTTCCTGTTTCACAGCCACACTGGAGTGCTGAGAGCACGACGGCACAATGGACATTAAGCTCAGTTTCATGTCCACAGGCAGCACAACACCACTCATGTAGTGGATAATCTCACCTCCAGTCATGGTGTTCCGTGACAGCAATTTATCACAGAAGCAAAATATCTTCCCAGATGTGAAACTGTTTATTGTAACTGGGCACATGTGCCCATCTCTCAGTGCAGGAGGTtggcattttattttatataaaataattacGAAATGAAAGCTGCTGCCTAAAAAGCAAAATGATCAATGAACCTGCCATTTGCATAATAATGTGAGATTGCTGCAGGTGGAATGATTTTTCATTGGCACAAACCAAAATACTGTTCTGTCAAATCTTCTACAATATGATCATTAGCACAACCAACAAAACTGACAGAAAAGACAGTGTTAATCAACACAGAATCTTTTGTGACAATAAAGAGAATTTTCCATTACTTCAGCTGTCATCTGGTCACCAAAGGACTATGCAATAGAAAGTTTGGTTGGAAACTCAGAAGTTTAACAAAAGTCTTCTCTCACAACCtagtcagttaaaaaaaaaaggcaaatgaaaacacaaaaacttTAATCAGATCAATGGATGTCACATAAGACCACAGTTTTGCTGCAGCATTTCACCTGAAACTGGCTCAAGCAACTAGCAGAGTCCCACAATGTAAGTGACTTGTGAAATGATGAGAAGAGATGCCTGGCTCCTTCCAAGACTTTTGACTACACAATAAAGTAACATTCTTGTGGCAACTATTATTGCAAAGTGTACtcagaaagaagcaaaaaaccAAATCATTTAAAGGAAATTAGATAGGCCAATACAGCAGAAAGTTTTTGTTTTCCTGGCGAGGTAACATCTTTCCTGAACAAACCTTTTCCACTAGAATCCCTATACTAGCATGTTAGACTCTTTGTCAAGCAATCAGTTATAAACAAACACGTAAGCAGCATCCAAAAACTCAGAGACATAAGTACAGGTGAAATATTAATTTGTTGTGAACATAAATCTAACCAAGTTGGACCACTGAAAGAACATGCTCACTAGATTCAAGACTCAAACCCACCTGGGTCCATATTGTTGCTATTGCCAGAACCACACACAGACCCTCTATGAATTTTGTCATGATTCCTAAGCCACAGGGCTAAGGAGCACATGCATCAGAGCAGTAACGAAAAATACAAATGAATTGTTCAGAACAGACCTCCGGGTCTTACTGGTCCTACAGCAACTACTGAAATTGGTATTGTAGCTTATAAAAATCAAGATGTTTTGGGAAAGCCTCATTTTGGGAGAACATCCAAAGGCTCTGGATCTGAGGATTAGGTTTGGTGTTGGCTAATTGTTTCCAAACAGATTTCTGCTGACATAATCATCTAGCAAACTGTAGAGACCAGAGAAGCTAAAGTTTCATGTTATAGTACAGCCCTCAACAAATCAGAGAGTTCCTACATAAGCTGACATAATGGCTTTCATCAGCACTATTTACTGCTGTACTGTTGTCAGGATCATGCTGGTCCCCACCaaggataaaaaaaaacccacttgctcTGATAACCTATGGTCCCAAAACACTGAGATGTAGATCAGTCCCCAAGGATCCCATTTCACTGCGATTCTTTAAATCTTCAGCTCACTCATGTGAATTCCCTAACCTTATATGGAGGCAACCATAATCTTGCTAAGGAGTTTTGCTTGAATTGTTTGTAGGTAAACACACACTAAATCAGAACTATGCACAAGGTCTTCTGGAGAATCTGAGAACCTGGATCATGGAGTTTGAAAACTAAGTATACTTTAACCACATCTTTAAGAGTTACAAACAAATTCCAGGATAATGTACAATATACATACACTTCAGTTATTTGAGGCAGCCATGTATGCAGATGCTGGAGGAGTGCCAGAGTTAATATAGGAGGCTAATCATCATCTGGAGTCTCTGCTGAAGAAAGCATTGTTCCTGAATCTAATCTCCTTTTGGCAATTCCCCTTTGCCACACATTCCCTAACAAATGCCATAGCCCATGGGTCCCAGTCTGTGGGTCTTCTGAGGCCTAAGATCAGGGGAGGCTAACACCATTCTCCCATCACTGAGTTCTTTTGATGCTCAGTAGTGAGATTTCATAAAGATCTATTTAATCTCATTCTGTCTCTGACCTCAGCATAATTTTCTAAACAAGTAATTTTTACAGAAAGTTCTCTGATTTCTCAAGGTTCTCTAAGATTTCTTTCACACAGGATTACATCTTTTCTCTTGCACGTTTTGTAAGTGAAGCCTAGCATCCCTGCTAAACCAAACAGCAGGTGGAATAGGAGCAGTTGAAACACATGTTCTTTTTCACGGTGAAGTACCTTACATCTGACCAGCAGGATGGCACAGGTGGCAGAAGTGAAATTCAAGTTGATTCTTTGAAATGATTGTCAAAGAGGCCATCTAGCACAGTAGTCACAGTGAGTTTTAAGAGTACAGATACCTGTAAGACACACCGACTCAGTTCACGCAAACTAGACACAGATACAAAAATACACTGAGTTTGAAGACACCATAGGGAGAGGCAGTAAGTTTTCTCTTCATCACCATGAGCATTTTGATCTGTAAAACTGTGCTTTTATTCTGGTTATCCAAGAACACATTCAACCATCATATCAATGCTGAGTAATTACCAATGGAAGGAGTTGACCATCTGTAACAAGACCACATGCACAGGTAAACATGTTCTTGAGATTACAAATCTTTCTGTTAGATTCTGATCAGCTTGCCTATACCTTAGCTTCTTGCAGGAGACAACGGTAAAACCCAAACCCCATTTGGGCAATTTTATATTCTGCTTTTGCAGGTTTTCTTTGTGAATGATGACTGCTTTTGCACTCCCTCTTTGCTTATCCAGACAAGTTCAATGCTGGTCCCACTGGAAATATCTGGcttcatacacatttttaaacGCAAACACCTTCAATGTCCTACTTGGATTTTCCAGGAAAAAGTTTTTGTTTCAAAGCAAAATGATTAAGAAGatacaaaaagcaaaatatctgcCCCAGGAAATAAAGTGTCCTTGCAACTACTCAGCAGTTTCTATTGAAATCCCACCAGATGTCTTATTTCTTGATAGATGGGGCCAGCCAGTTCTTTGGCTTTCTCTGCTCCATCATTTAAAACCTTCATCAGATGGGATTTGTCTTCCTGGAGTTTCTTGATTTCATTCCTGATAGGTGCAAATTTTTGAATAACTGACTCTGCTACCACCATTTTGTAGTGAGCAGTGTCGAGACCAGCAGATTGGTGCAGCACTTCTTTGATGCTAAGCCCCGTTACTGCAGCATGAATTGACACCAGATTGGAGACACCAGGGCGACCAGCTGGATCATAAGTCACCTCGGAGGTAAAGTCAGTCACAGCTTTGCGGAATTTCAGCACTATTTCGTCAGGGCTGTCCGCTATGTTAACAGTTGCTAACTTCTGTGGGTCTGACTTGGACATCTTCACTGTCGGATCTCTGAGagactttattttctttgttgtaccttaaacaagcaaaaaaaggaataaatatgagcgcgcacacacacagacaacagTTTCTTATGACAACTGCTAAGAACACTTTGTAGCAGCATGATGaatttctctgtttttccttGCTTAAAAACAAGTTGTGAGCATAAGTGCATATACTCCTGCTTAGTCCTTTTGCCCTCCCTGTCCTTCTAAGCCACTTTTCTGCTCCCATAAGCTAAAGGAAAACCTGCTCCATTTCTCCCCTTCTCACTAAGCAGAAAATTCAGCTGGGAGATTTCCTAATATTTTCTGGGGCTACGTGTTGATCTTCCCCCAAAACTCTCTCCTCCCTTGCATTCTTGGTGCTGGGGACAAGTTACCTAGAGAGCACAGACTGCACATTACTGAAAGGTTCTGTAACAGTGGAGAAGCAGGTTAAATCCACTGGTAAAAAAGAATCCCAGGACAGTTAATCTCCTTACCTTACGAAAATCTTTCACCCAAAATCTCCCGGTAattctcctaaatattaataaAGACACTTTTTAAATGTTCCCTAACTGAACACTAATCAGCTCCGTTGGAGAGCATTGTTCAGACAAAAGAGGTGTGGGTATTGTACAAACTACTAAGATATATGCGCGTACATGAAATAGGATAGTAGCATTAGGGGAATATTGTAAAGTACTTTCTTTAACAGCATCAACACAAACTGTTTCAGTCTTTCACCAAGAAACATCATACACAAAGTACCACTGATCTAGTACCACTCACACAGACAACTAAATTACCCACATACTCCTCATAGATGGTCTGTGTACTCAGTGAAAGGAGAAGCA
Proteins encoded in this region:
- the WARS2 gene encoding tryptophan--tRNA ligase, mitochondrial isoform X2; translated protein: MDMHSLTMPKEPAVLRQNILDTTAAILACGIDPKKCFLFRQSLVPEHAELAWILGCLTNVPRLLRLPQWKMKRASQNNEGTVGLLTYPVLQAADILLYKSTHVPVGEDQVLHLELAQDIAQHFNKKYGEFFPVPKAILSTTKKIKSLRDPTVKMSKSDPQKLATVNIADSPDEIVLKFRKAVTDFTSEVTYDPAGRPGVSNLVSIHAAVTGLSIKEVLHQSAGLDTAHYKMVVAESVIQKFAPIRNEIKKLQEDKSHLMKVLNDGAEKAKELAGPIYQEIRHLVGFQ